One part of the Sesamum indicum cultivar Zhongzhi No. 13 linkage group LG14, S_indicum_v1.0, whole genome shotgun sequence genome encodes these proteins:
- the LOC105176935 gene encoding rab3 GTPase-activating protein non-catalytic subunit, which produces MSRRLHTTELGCIAGEDLSDLGAGKEGWLVDNPTLLVSLDTHSLALANRSLILILHWSQSISGAPDPDARQVVKIRPDLSPIEAEYVSAVEWLVFDDDIRALAVGTSCGYLLIFSVHGYLIHRQIVNPGKILKIRVRGTKQDLTQDTSPEEVCIVMPGVIARFEGSGIKNLLRRWFQETDSKFWDQEFYDANSEDYGNSATSLPYQLWNVSKYGLCADAAITGVMPPPLMEIQSSQRYYCAVTIGEDAVISAFRLSVDKNRSLVGAILSKVVPATFSTIASFSKLIWRSEEKPTKKPEAKSQPFARASPLTCLKDHPRKGEKLTLSPSGTLAAITDSLGRILLLDTQALVVVRLWKGYREASCLFVEMLARKDKAAASRWAYDEHSKSDYCLCLAIHAPRKGIVEVWQMRTGPRLLTIPCPKGSKILQPTYRFSSATASSSSYVPLQVFFLNGDSGQISLLNPFLH; this is translated from the exons ATGTCTCGCCGCCTCCACACGACGGAGCTTGGATGCATTGCTGGCGAAGATTTATCCGATCTCGGCGCCGGAAAGGAAGGCTGGCTGGTGGATAACCCCACCCTCCTTGTTTCCCTCGATACCCACTCTCTCGCGCTTGCCAACCGTTCCTTGATCCTCATCCTCCACTGGTCACAATCAATCAGCGGGGCACCCGATCCGGACGCCCGCCAGGTCGTTAAGATCCGTCCAGACCTCTCCCCCATCGAGGCTGAATACGTCTCCGCCGTCGAGTGGCTCGTCTTTGACGATGACATCAGAGCCCTCGCCGTCGGGACCTCTTGCGGCTATCTTTTGATCTTCTCTGTGCACGGCTATCTCATTCACAGACAG ATTGTAAATCCCGGAAAGATTCTTAAGATAAGAGTACGCGGGACTAAGCAGGATCTGACACAAGATACATCCCCAGAGGAGGTTTGCATAGTAATGCCTGGTGTGATTGCACGTTTTGAAGGATCTGGTATTAAG AATCTGCTGCGCCGGTGGTTTCAAGAAACAGACTCTAAGTTTTGGGATCAGGAGTTCTATGATGCTAATTCAGAGGATTATGGAAATTCTGCTACGAGCCTTCCTTACCAACTATGGAATGTCAGCAAGTATGGATTATGTGCTGATGCTGCTATAACTGGTGTCATGCCCCCACCTTTGATGGAAATTCAG TCAAGTCAACGTTACTATTGTGCCGTCACTATTGGAGAGGATGCCGTGATATCAGCGTTTAG ACTTTCGGTGGACAAGAACAGATCACTAGTGGGAGCTATCTTGTCAAAAGTTGTTCCTGCAACATTTTCAACAATagcttcattttcaaaattgatttggCGGAGTGAAGAAAAGCCCACGAAGAAGCCAGAAGCTAAATCTCAACCATTTGCTCGAG CCTCTCCCCTAACTTGTTTGAAGGATCACCCACGGAAGGGTGAGAAGCTCACATTGTCGCCTAGTGGTACTTTGGCCGCAATAACCGATTCACTTGGCCGTATTTTGCTCTTAGACACTCAGGCACTTGTTGTCGTGCGTTTATGGAAG GGATATCGTGAAGCAAGCTGCTTGTTTGTGGAGATGCTTGCCCGCAAAGATAAAGCAGCAGCCTCACGTTGGGCTTATGACGAGCACTCAAAAAGTGATTACTGTCTCTGTCTAGCTATACATGCACCTCGAAAAGGAATAGTCGAG GTCTGGCAGATGAGAACCGGACCACGACTTCTGACCATTCCATGTCCAAAAGGCAGTAAAATACTACAACCAACATACAGATTTAGTTCAGCAACAGCATCTTCATCATCTTATGTACCTCTGCAAGTGTTCTTTCTGAATGGAGACTCTGGTCAGATTTCACTTCTCAATCCATTCCTTCATTGA
- the LOC105176936 gene encoding peptide-N4-(N-acetyl-beta-glucosaminyl)asparagine amidase A — MENSTAIPQMAPSQLFSLLFLLGFTFLQPLLSSAHLRPTTSLLRSHPIYEHTSLYSAAKAASPTTYFEVTRPIPLPKTRPCSYLVLQHDFASTYGKSPVLANYKPPSDCPSQDFARIVLEWTATCKGRQFDRIFGVWLGGVEILRSCTAEPRATGIVWTLKKDITRYYSLLMKEQSLAVYLGNIIDSTYTGVYHVTVKIHFYPADENHGRSGIVSGADLILPISRNLPLNDGLWAVLEVYVSFHENDEFWYANYPNEYISVNNLTGMPGNGPFREVVVMLDDMIVGAIWPFTVIFTGGINPLFWRPITGIGSFDLPTYDIEITPFLGKLLDGKSHRLAFSVTNALNVWYIDANLHLWLDKKSVKTQGKLLKHSSSPLSLSLLSNVAGSDGSFVANASRSVTSSGWVKSSNGMITTKSHQEFKYSNAMELGKDGNLQILNQRIYFKGSLGSKTPSSSVGSSKLFRNFGLNMYSDNDEKGNGTVESRANVALDISEKSRITSRYGSSVHQLKNTQNAHGYLVYKDKMISGWGRTKQDYHYSGNKLCYSRNVRSSNYTILHDKESNTCKRH; from the exons ATGGAGAATTCAACTGCCATTCCGCAGATGGCTCCCTCTCAACTCTTTTccctcctcttcctcctcggCTTCACCTTCCTCCAGCCACTCCTCTCCTCCGCCCACCTCCGCCCTACAACATCCCTTCTCCGATCACATCCTATTTACGAGCACACCTCCTTATATTCCGCCGCCAAGGCCGCCTCTCCGACCACCTACTTCGAAGTCACAAGGCCAATCCCACTTCCCAAAACCAGACCTTGCTCGTATTTAGTCCTTCAACATGACTTTGCGTCCACCTATGGCAAGTCGCCGGTGCTTGCGAACTACAAACCCCCTTCGGACTGCCCATCTCAGGATTTCGCTAGAATTGTGCTTGAATGGACGGCGACTTGCAAAGGAAGGCAATTTGATAGAATCTTCGGAGTTTGGCTTGGCGGGGTTGAGATTCTCCGGAGCTGCACCGCCGAGCCCAGAGCCACCGGCATTGTCTGGACGCTGAAGAAGGACATCACGAGGTACTATTCTTTGCTGATGAAGGAGCAGAGTTTGGCTGTTTACCTGGGAAACATTATTGATAGTACTTATACTGGAGTCTACCATGTGACTGTGAAAATTCACTTTTATCCTGCTGATGAAAATCATGGTCGTAGTGGGATTGTTTCTGGGGCTGATTTGATACTGCCCATTTCTAGAAATTTGCCTTTGAATGATGGGTTGTG GGCAGTGCTTGAAGTTTACGTCTCTTTTCATGAGAATGATGAATTTTGGTATGCAAATTATCCAAATGAGTACATTTCTGTGAATAATCTTACTGGAATGCCTGGCAACGGCCCGTTTCGGGAGGTTGTGGTTATGTTGGATGATATGATTGTTGGTGCAATTTGGCCTTTTACAGTGATCTTCACAGGGGGTATCAATCCATTGTTCTGGAGACCGATTACTGGAATTGGTTCCTTTGATCTCCCAACTTATGATATTGAGATAACCCCTTTCTTAGGTAAATTATTGGATGGGAAAAGCCATAGGCTTGCATTCAGTGTCACAAATGCTTTAAATGTGTGGTACATTGATGCAAATTTGCATCTTTGGTTAGATAAGAAGAGTGTGAAAACACAGGGAAAGCTGTTGAAACATAGTAGTAGTCCCCTTTCCTTGTCTCTTCTTTCGAACGTTGCTGGTTCTGATGGATCTTTCGTTGCAAACGCCAGTCGGTCAGTAACCTCAAGTGGATGGGTGAAATCGTCCAATGGAATGATCACAACCAAATCGCACCAAGAATTCAAGTATAGCAATGCAATGGAGTTGGGAAAAGATGGGAATTTGCAGATATTGAATCAGAGGATATACTTCAAGGGCAGTCTTGGTTCCAAAACGCCGTCATCTTCAGTTGGCTCTAGCAAATTATTCAGAAACTTTGGGCTTAACATGTACTCTGATAACGACGAGAAAGGGAACGGAACCGTTGAATCTAGAGCTAACGTGGCCTTAGACATCAGTGAGAAGAGCCGAATAACGTCCCGTTATGGATCCTCCGTGCATCAACTAAAAAATACGCAGAATGCACATGGATATCTGGTTTACAAAGATAAGATGATCAGTGGATGGGGAAGGACCAAACAAGACTATCACTATTCTGGTAACAAGTTGTGCTATTCTAGGAATGTAAGAAGCTCAAACTACACCATTCTGCATGATAAGGAGAGCAATACTTGCAAAAGACACTGA
- the LOC105176937 gene encoding uroporphyrinogen decarboxylase 1, chloroplastic: MGFSTFSSSYCNSCTVGLGWKSSSLFTPLNFLPAGRSNGVAFSRKEAHKFTVPCASASSSDPLLVKAARGDPVNRPPAWMMRQAGRYMAVYRKLAEKYPSFRERSETTDLIVQISLQPWEAFQPDGVIIFSDILTPLPAFGVNFDIEEVRGPVIQSPIRSEEDLKTLHPIDFEKLQFVGESLRILRKQVGEQTAVLGFVGAPWTIATYIVEGGTTRTYTTIKSMCHTAPHLLRGVLSHLTKAIAEYIIFQVESGAHCIQIFDSWGGQLPPAMWDNWSKPYINEIVRVVKEKCPQTPLVLYINGNGGLLERMKGTGVDVIGLDWTVDMADGRRRLGSDISIQGNVDPAYLFSPLPAVTNEINRVVNCAGRKGHILNLGHGVLVGTPEEAVAHFFDVARSINFDSQVDNHAVGAPNMVA; this comes from the exons ATGGGCTTCTCCACCTTCAGCAG TTCCTACTGCAATTCTTGCACAGTGGGTCTGGGCTGGAAATCATCGAGCTTGTTTACGCCCCTGAATTTTCTACCCGCCGGAAGGTCCAATGGGGTTGCGTTCTCCCGCAAGGAAGCCCACAAATTCACTGTCCCTTGCGCATCAGCTTCTTCTTCTG ATCCACTTTTGGTAAAGGCTGCTAGAGGAGATCCAGTTAATCGGCCTCCTGCATGGATGATGCGTCAAGCGGGAAGGTATATGGCTGTTTATAGAAAGCTTGCAGAGAAATATCCATCCTTCAGAGAGAGATCAGAGACAACTGATCTCATTGTGCAAATTTCTTTGCAGCCTTGGGAAGCTTTCCAACCCGATGGAGTTATTATTTTCTCTGATATACTTACCCCACTACCTGCATTTGGTGTTAATTTTGACATAGAAGAGGTGCGGGGTCCCGTAATACAATCTCCCATCCGTTCAGAAGAGGACTTGAAAACATTGCATCcaattgattttgaaaaactacaaTTTGTTGGAGAATCTCTCCGGATATTGCGGAAACAG GTAGGGGAACAAACTGCAGTTTTGGGCTTTGTGGGAGCTCCCTGGACAATTGCTACCTATATAGTTGAAGGTGGAACGACTCGGACATATACAACGATAAAGAGTATGTGCCATACAGCACCACATTTGCTAAGGGGTGTTCTCTCTCATTTGACCAAGGCAATAGCCGAGTACATCATTTTCCAAGTGGAGTCTGGAGCTCATTGCATACAAATATTTGATTCGTGGGGCGGCCAACTGCCACCTGCTATGTGGGACAACTGGTCTAAGCCTTATATCAATGAA ATAGTAAGAGTAGTTAAGGAGAAATGCCCTCAAACACCCCTTGTGCTCTATATCAACGGAAATGGTGGTCTTCTTGAACGGATGAAAGGAACTGGAGTTGACGTGATTGGGCTCGACTGGACAGTTGATATGGCCGACGGAAGGAGGCGCCTGGGAAGTGATATTAGCATACAAGGAAATGTAGACCCTGCCTACCTATTTTCTCCTCTTCCTGCAGTAACCAATGAAATTAACAG GGTTGTAAACTGTGCAGGGAGAAAGGGCCACATTCTCAACCTAGGCCACGGAGTTCTTGTCGGTACTCCTGAGGAAGCAGTTGCCCATTTCTTTGACGTTGCAAGAAGCATCAACTTTGATTCCCAAGTCGACAATCATGCCGTTGGGGCGCCCAATATGGTAGCCTGA
- the LOC105177081 gene encoding protein LIGHT-DEPENDENT SHORT HYPOCOTYLS 10-like, whose translation MHMRRWAGSWWTIKISGAAAAAAKRRDWNTFGQYLRNQRPPVGLPQCNYSHVLDFLRYLDQFGKTKVHVQGCVFFGQPEPAGPCSCPLRQAWGSLDALIGRLRAAYEENGGAAETNPFANGAIRVYLREVRESQAKARGIPYKKKKKKKKRKASDHDQGTMMPSNSSFQSSGI comes from the exons atgcatatgaggag GTGGGCAGGAAGCTGGTGGACCATCAAGATCAGcggagcagcagcagcagccgcGAAGCGGCGGGACTGGAACACCTTCGGGCAGTACCTCCGGAACCAGCGGCCGCCGGTGGGGCTGCCGCAGTGCAACTACAGCCACGTCCTTGATTTCCTCCGGTACTTAGATCAGTTTGGTAAGACTAAGGTTCACGTACAGGGGTGCGTGTTCTTCGGGCAGCCAGAGCCGGCGGGGCCCTGCAGCTGCCCGCTGAGGCAGGCGTGGGGCAGCCTAGATGCACTGATCGGGCGGCTGCGGGCAGCCTACGAGGAGAACGGAGGAGCGGCGGAGACGAACCCTTTTGCGAATGGGGCCATACGCGTGTATCTGAGGGAGGTGAGGGAGTCTCAGGCGAAGGCGCGGGGGATAccctacaagaagaagaagaagaagaagaagaggaaagcTAGTGATCATGATCAAGGGACGATGATGCCCTCCAATTCCAGTTTTCAATCTTCTGGAATTTGA